In the Dermochelys coriacea isolate rDerCor1 chromosome 25, rDerCor1.pri.v4, whole genome shotgun sequence genome, one interval contains:
- the TMEM259 gene encoding membralin isoform X2 has protein sequence MSENQPNANNHHHPMNNNGGGGAAGGNNRGVRNPNLNQNPLINVRDRLFHALFFKMAVTYARLFPPSFRRIFEFFVLLKALFVLFILAYIHIAFSRSPINCLEHVRDKWPRDGILRVEIQRNSSRAPIFLQFCEVEKFPGMVIESMQEEEEEEEEEMTVEMFENSSVKFELDIEPKVFLKPPRASSTEALTQVTQNESQDFSFSEATTKVWPQEEYIVEYSLEYGFLRLSQSTRQRLSIPVMVVTLDPTRDQCFGDRFSRLLLDEFLGYDDILMSSVKALAENEENKGFLRNVVSGEHYRFVSMWMARTSYLAAFVIMVIFTLSVSMLLRYSHHQIFVFIVDLLQMLEMNMTIAFPAAPLLTVILALVGMEAIMSEFFNDTTTAFYIILIVWLADQYDAICCHTNTSKRHWLRFFYLYHFAFYAYHYRFNGQYSSLALVTSWLFIQHSMIYFFHHYELPAILQQIRIQEMLLQNQQVGQGTQTTLQDNLNNNTTAAPTDMGGRRPHPGVSPATDSSSSSSLAPSEDPSAVAIAAATASSVGSDLNWVAETAAIITEASFLSDLSTSLLEPNVVNETLASGSPQDAAVAAASSLVAQIRVSSDHVETAVGSITVEVSTAVVTATDAPAGAEDTPATPLASAPLVPTQEDGASVPSPSLPEQTEAAGEPFSQAEPSGKDYVANSNLAETPQPLTQNADLVKHLDSAFGDHGETAPCPTAMDSTACSEAHSEPEFRSLSPFSH, from the exons ATGTCGGAGAACCAGCCCAATGCGAACAATCACCATCACCCAATGAACAACAACGGGGGTGGTGGGGCCGCCGGTGGAAACAACCGGGGGGTACGGAACCCCAACCTCAACCAGAACCCCCTGATTAATGTGCGCGATCGCCTCTTCCATGCCCTTTTCTTCAAGATGGCTGTAACCTAtgcccgcctcttcccaccctcgtTCCGCCGTATCTTCGAGTTCTTCGTCCTTCTCAAG gctctctttgTGCTGTTCATCCTGGCTTACATTCACATCGCCTTCTCCCGTTCGCCCATTAACTGCCTGGAGCATGTGCGGGACAAGTGGCCGCGCGATGGCATCCTGCGGGTGGAAATACAACGCAACTCCAGCCGAGCCCCCATCTTCCTGCAGTTCTGCGAGGTGGAGAAATTTCCGGGAATGGTGATCGAGTctatgcaggaggaggaggaggaggaagaggaggaaatgacTGTGGAGATGTTTGAAAACAGCTCTGTCAAG TTTGAGCTGGACATCGAGCCCAAGGTGTTTCTCAAGCCACCCCGGGCAAGCAGCACTGAGGCACTGACCCAGGTGACCCAGAATGAAAGCCAGGATTTCTCGTTTAGCGAGGCGACCACTAAAG TATGGCCCCAGGAAGAGTACATTGTGGAGTATTCTTTGGAGTATGGGTTTTTACGCCTGTCTCAGAGCACTCGTCAGCGTCTCAGCATCCCAGTCATGGTGGTGACACTAG ACCCCACCAGGGACCAGTGCTTCGGAGACCGATTTAGTCGCCTGCTGCTGGACGAGTTCCTGGGTTACGATGACATTCTAATGTCCAGTGTGAAAGCTTTAGCTGAAAACGAAGAGAACAAAG GTTTCCTCCGCAACGTGGTGTCTGGGGAGCACTATCGCTTTGTCAGCATGTGGATGGCTAGGACGTCGTACCTAGCTGCCTTTGTCATAATGGTCATATTT ACTCTGTCAGTTTCAATGCTGTTGCGCTACTCTCATCATCAGATCTTTGTCTTCATTG TGGACCTCTTACAGATGCTGGAAATGAACATGACCATTGCGTTCCCTGCTGCTCCCTTACTCACTGTCATTTTGGCTCTAGTAG GCATGGAAGCCATTATGTCAGAGTTCTTCAATGACACCACCACTGCGTTTTATATCATCCTCATTGTGTGGCTGGCAGACCAGTATGATGCCATCTGTTGCCACACCAATACTAGTAAGCGGCATTGGCTAAG GTTCTTTTATTTGTATCACTTTGCCTTCTATGCATACCACTATCGATTTAATGGGCAATACAGCAGCCTGGCTCTGGTCACCTCGTGGCTTTTCATCCAG CACTCCATGATCTATTTCTTCCATCATTATGAGCTGCCGGCCATCCTCCAGCAGATTAGAATCCAAGAGATGCTGCTTCAGAACCAGCAGGTGGGTCAAGGGACCCAAACAACGCTTCAGGACAACCTCAACAACAACACTACTGCTGCCCCCACTGACATGGGCGGCAGGCGGCCCCATCCAGGAGTGAGTCCTGCCACAGATAGCAGCAgctccagttctctggctcccagcgAGGATCCCAGTGCTGTTGCCATTGCAGCTGCTACAGCCTCTTCTGTAGGGAGTGATCTGAACTGGGTAGCTGAAACTGCCGCTATCATTACAGAAGCCTCGTTCCTGTCTGACCTGAGCACTAGCCTCTTGGAGCCAAACGTGGTGAACGAaaccctggccagtgggagcccacaggatgctgctgttgctgctgcttcaaGCTTGGTAGCCCAAATTCGAGTCAGTAGCGACCACGTGGAGACTGCTGTGGGCTCCATTACTGTTGAGGTCTCAACAGCAGTGGTTACTGCAACAGATGCACCCGCTGGTGCAGAAGACACACCAGCTACCCCCCTTGCCAGTGCCCCCCTTGTCCCAACACAGGAGGATGGTGCATCTGTCCCCAGTCCTTCCCTTCCCGAGCagactgaggctgcaggggagccaTTCAGCCAAGCAGAACCTAGTGGAAAGGACTATGTTGCAAACAGTAACCTGGCAGAGACCCCTCAGCCCCTCACGCAAAATGCTGATCTGGTCAAGCATTTGGATAGTGCTTTTGGGGACCATGGGGAGACCGCCCCCTGCCCAACAGCAATGGACAGTACAGCCTGCTCTGAAGCTCACTCGGAACCAGAGTTCAGGAGCCTGAGCCCGTTCTCTCATTGA
- the TMEM259 gene encoding membralin isoform X1 codes for MSENQPNANNHHHPMNNNGGGGAAGGNNRGVRNPNLNQNPLINVRDRLFHALFFKMAVTYARLFPPSFRRIFEFFVLLKALFVLFILAYIHIAFSRSPINCLEHVRDKWPRDGILRVEIQRNSSRAPIFLQFCEVEKFPGMVIESMQEEEEEEEEEMTVEMFENSSVKFELDIEPKVFLKPPRASSTEALTQVTQNESQDFSFSEATTKGMQPLSETVSEFEMLARAVWPQEEYIVEYSLEYGFLRLSQSTRQRLSIPVMVVTLDPTRDQCFGDRFSRLLLDEFLGYDDILMSSVKALAENEENKGFLRNVVSGEHYRFVSMWMARTSYLAAFVIMVIFTLSVSMLLRYSHHQIFVFIVDLLQMLEMNMTIAFPAAPLLTVILALVGMEAIMSEFFNDTTTAFYIILIVWLADQYDAICCHTNTSKRHWLRFFYLYHFAFYAYHYRFNGQYSSLALVTSWLFIQHSMIYFFHHYELPAILQQIRIQEMLLQNQQVGQGTQTTLQDNLNNNTTAAPTDMGGRRPHPGVSPATDSSSSSSLAPSEDPSAVAIAAATASSVGSDLNWVAETAAIITEASFLSDLSTSLLEPNVVNETLASGSPQDAAVAAASSLVAQIRVSSDHVETAVGSITVEVSTAVVTATDAPAGAEDTPATPLASAPLVPTQEDGASVPSPSLPEQTEAAGEPFSQAEPSGKDYVANSNLAETPQPLTQNADLVKHLDSAFGDHGETAPCPTAMDSTACSEAHSEPEFRSLSPFSH; via the exons ATGTCGGAGAACCAGCCCAATGCGAACAATCACCATCACCCAATGAACAACAACGGGGGTGGTGGGGCCGCCGGTGGAAACAACCGGGGGGTACGGAACCCCAACCTCAACCAGAACCCCCTGATTAATGTGCGCGATCGCCTCTTCCATGCCCTTTTCTTCAAGATGGCTGTAACCTAtgcccgcctcttcccaccctcgtTCCGCCGTATCTTCGAGTTCTTCGTCCTTCTCAAG gctctctttgTGCTGTTCATCCTGGCTTACATTCACATCGCCTTCTCCCGTTCGCCCATTAACTGCCTGGAGCATGTGCGGGACAAGTGGCCGCGCGATGGCATCCTGCGGGTGGAAATACAACGCAACTCCAGCCGAGCCCCCATCTTCCTGCAGTTCTGCGAGGTGGAGAAATTTCCGGGAATGGTGATCGAGTctatgcaggaggaggaggaggaggaagaggaggaaatgacTGTGGAGATGTTTGAAAACAGCTCTGTCAAG TTTGAGCTGGACATCGAGCCCAAGGTGTTTCTCAAGCCACCCCGGGCAAGCAGCACTGAGGCACTGACCCAGGTGACCCAGAATGAAAGCCAGGATTTCTCGTTTAGCGAGGCGACCACTAAAGGTATGCAGCCTCTGAGTGAGACTGTGTCCGAGTTTGAGATGCTAGCCAGAGCAG TATGGCCCCAGGAAGAGTACATTGTGGAGTATTCTTTGGAGTATGGGTTTTTACGCCTGTCTCAGAGCACTCGTCAGCGTCTCAGCATCCCAGTCATGGTGGTGACACTAG ACCCCACCAGGGACCAGTGCTTCGGAGACCGATTTAGTCGCCTGCTGCTGGACGAGTTCCTGGGTTACGATGACATTCTAATGTCCAGTGTGAAAGCTTTAGCTGAAAACGAAGAGAACAAAG GTTTCCTCCGCAACGTGGTGTCTGGGGAGCACTATCGCTTTGTCAGCATGTGGATGGCTAGGACGTCGTACCTAGCTGCCTTTGTCATAATGGTCATATTT ACTCTGTCAGTTTCAATGCTGTTGCGCTACTCTCATCATCAGATCTTTGTCTTCATTG TGGACCTCTTACAGATGCTGGAAATGAACATGACCATTGCGTTCCCTGCTGCTCCCTTACTCACTGTCATTTTGGCTCTAGTAG GCATGGAAGCCATTATGTCAGAGTTCTTCAATGACACCACCACTGCGTTTTATATCATCCTCATTGTGTGGCTGGCAGACCAGTATGATGCCATCTGTTGCCACACCAATACTAGTAAGCGGCATTGGCTAAG GTTCTTTTATTTGTATCACTTTGCCTTCTATGCATACCACTATCGATTTAATGGGCAATACAGCAGCCTGGCTCTGGTCACCTCGTGGCTTTTCATCCAG CACTCCATGATCTATTTCTTCCATCATTATGAGCTGCCGGCCATCCTCCAGCAGATTAGAATCCAAGAGATGCTGCTTCAGAACCAGCAGGTGGGTCAAGGGACCCAAACAACGCTTCAGGACAACCTCAACAACAACACTACTGCTGCCCCCACTGACATGGGCGGCAGGCGGCCCCATCCAGGAGTGAGTCCTGCCACAGATAGCAGCAgctccagttctctggctcccagcgAGGATCCCAGTGCTGTTGCCATTGCAGCTGCTACAGCCTCTTCTGTAGGGAGTGATCTGAACTGGGTAGCTGAAACTGCCGCTATCATTACAGAAGCCTCGTTCCTGTCTGACCTGAGCACTAGCCTCTTGGAGCCAAACGTGGTGAACGAaaccctggccagtgggagcccacaggatgctgctgttgctgctgcttcaaGCTTGGTAGCCCAAATTCGAGTCAGTAGCGACCACGTGGAGACTGCTGTGGGCTCCATTACTGTTGAGGTCTCAACAGCAGTGGTTACTGCAACAGATGCACCCGCTGGTGCAGAAGACACACCAGCTACCCCCCTTGCCAGTGCCCCCCTTGTCCCAACACAGGAGGATGGTGCATCTGTCCCCAGTCCTTCCCTTCCCGAGCagactgaggctgcaggggagccaTTCAGCCAAGCAGAACCTAGTGGAAAGGACTATGTTGCAAACAGTAACCTGGCAGAGACCCCTCAGCCCCTCACGCAAAATGCTGATCTGGTCAAGCATTTGGATAGTGCTTTTGGGGACCATGGGGAGACCGCCCCCTGCCCAACAGCAATGGACAGTACAGCCTGCTCTGAAGCTCACTCGGAACCAGAGTTCAGGAGCCTGAGCCCGTTCTCTCATTGA
- the LOC122457515 gene encoding uncharacterized protein LOC122457515: protein MALGHQKRARAQQKLPSIRWTDLVFHLPPCQLQLEDRPLVKAREAWRAAGPPGQVADPSGRGHRRGRWKERKKLAPRATAPILEHGRGGTGSSPTSCSTSKTPAAALSTPQVPTDAANREKTKLRKILVDLRPVLENVTSPWDSWEGHSETRSVRSAGCSPQARGQPSRGASPRPSPETAARLPRRVSRTLARRRLRGMARSPAGLL, encoded by the exons ATGGCCTTGGGCCACCAGAAGAGGGCAAGAGCTCAGCAGAAGTTACCATCCATCAGGTGGACGGACCTGGTGTTCCACCTCCCCCCATGCCAGTTGCAGCTGGAAG ACCGCCCACTGGTGAAGGCAAGAGAGGCCTGGAGGGCGGCTGGGCCCCCGGGGCAGGTGGCAGACCCCTCGGGTAGGGGGCACAGAAGAGGCAGgtggaaggagagaaagaagcTAGCTCCTCGGGCCACGGCCCCCATTCTTGAACATGGGCGAGGAGGAACAGGGTCTTCTCCAACCAGCTGCAGCACTTCAAAGACCCCGGCAGCAGCTCTGTCCACGCCCCAGGTGCCCACAGATGCAGCCAACAGGGAGAAGACCAAGCTCAGGAAGATCTTGGTCGACCTTCGCCCCGTGCTGGAGAACGTTACGTCTCCCTGGGACTCTTGGGAGGGGCACTCAGAGACGAGGAGCGTCCGTAGTGCTGGGTGCTCTCCCCAGGCGCGTGGACAGCCCAGCAGGGGAGCCAGCCCC CGGCCCAGCCCGGAGACAGCGGCCAGGTTGCCGCGGCGTGTGAGCCGCACCTTGGCCAGGCGCAGGCTCCGAGGGATGGCTCGCTCGCCCGCCGGGCTGCTTTGA